The Microcystis aeruginosa NIES-843 sequence TGTTATAATCTAATTTTACATCACGAAACGAACGACAGTGATAACGCTTACCTACCAGTACAAACTAAAGGTAAACAGACAACAGGAACGGGAGATTGTACATATTCTTGATGTTGGCAAGAGCGTTTACAATTACGCTCTTTCAGAACGGAAAGATTGGTTGAACTCTCGAAAGTGTCTTGCGGATCGCTGTTCGTTAGTTTCCGAGTACATAATTCCTGCGGATGAACCCTATCCAAATTACTTCGTTCAAGCTAAAAATCTAACGGAAGCTAAAAAAGTTTACCCGATATTAAAGACGGTTAACGCTCAAGTCTTACAGCAAGTCTTAAAAACTTTAGATAAAGCTTTTGACCAGATAAAATCGAAAGGCTTCGGCTTTCCTAGATTTAAGAAAAAGATGCGGAGTTTGGTTTTTCCTGCGCTGTCAAAAAACTTTCTAGGGGATGGATGTTTGAATTTTCCACAATTAGGAAAAATTAGAATCCGGCCATCTAGAGAATACCCGTCTGGGTTCGAGCCTAAACAAGCTCGAATTATCCAAAAAGCGTCGGGATTTTACGTTTCGGTTTCTTTCCAATCTACGGAATTAGTTCCCGATATGACAGTAGGGAAGACCTGTTTAGGAATCGACGCGGGGATTGAGAGTTTTGTCGCTACTTCACGGGGAGATTTAATCAAAGCCCCTCGATTTTTGTTGAAAGTACAGAGTAAGCTTAAATTGCTACAAAGACGCTTGAAACGGAAAACTAAAGGCTCGAACAATTGGTTAAAACTCCAAGATAAGATAGCGAGATTACACGAAAAAGTGTCTAATACTCGTAGAGATTGGCATTTTAAGTTAGCTCATTACCTTGGCGATTTTGCTGATAATATCTTCGTTGAGGATATTAACTT is a genomic window containing:
- a CDS encoding RNA-guided endonuclease InsQ/TnpB family protein, which codes for MITLTYQYKLKVNRQQEREIVHILDVGKSVYNYALSERKDWLNSRKCLADRCSLVSEYIIPADEPYPNYFVQAKNLTEAKKVYPILKTVNAQVLQQVLKTLDKAFDQIKSKGFGFPRFKKKMRSLVFPALSKNFLGDGCLNFPQLGKIRIRPSREYPSGFEPKQARIIQKASGFYVSVSFQSTELVPDMTVGKTCLGIDAGIESFVATSRGDLIKAPRFLLKVQSKLKLLQRRLKRKTKGSNNWLKLQDKIARLHEKVSNTRRDWHFKLAHYLGDFADNIFVEDINFVSWSRGIVRKQSLDSGIGSFINEILPFVVWKRGKYYLKVDKNGTSQDCPNCGAITGKKALSERVHRCDSCGHIEPRDTASAKVIENRGKNAVGLTVLENACGGDLTGVVQLNLFDLVKSLRTKNPPLHRASG